The following nucleotide sequence is from Gymnodinialimonas phycosphaerae.
GCCCAACTCCAGGCTGATCCGCTTGATCGTCTCGGCCCCGGCCTTCGAGATCAGACGCCCCGCGCGGGTGGACCCGGTAAACGAAACCATATCCACGTCAGGGTGCGCCGACAGCTGGCTACCCACCCCCGGCCCATCGCCGTTCACCATATTGTAGACGCCCGCCGGTACACCTGCTTCGTCCATCATCTCGCTGAACAGAATGCCCGACAGCGGTGCAATCTCCGACGGCTTCAGCACCATCGTGCAGCCCGTCAGAAGCGCCGGCACGACCTTCAGCACGATCTGGTTCATCGGCCAGTTCCATGGCGTGATCAGCGCGCAGACGCCAATCGGCTCATAGATCGTACGCTCTGTCGGTGCCCAATCGCCCAAGGGATGATCCCAAACGAAGTCCTTCGCGGCACGGATGAACCCCTCCAGGTGCCACGATCCTGCCCCGACCTGCTGCGCGCGCGCCAGATCCTGCGGGGCGCCCATCTCTCTGGAGATCGCCTGCGCCATTTCCTCGGCGCGGGCGTTATAGACCGACAGCAGCTTCTCGGCGACGGCGATACGCTCGGCCGGGTCCGTGACGCCCCAGGTGGTGAAGGCCCGGCGCGCGGCGGCGACCGCCGCATCCGTGTCGGCCTGGTCCCCTAGCGATATCGTCTCGCAGACCTCTTCGGTCGAAGGATCGATCACGGCCAGATCACGGGCCTTCGCAGGCGCCACCCACTTGCCGTCGATGTAGAAGTTCTTTGCGTTGCTCATGGAAGCCTCCGGTCTGTTTCGCGCGGGACCGTGACAGCGGACGCGGTGCGGCGCAAGACCCCCTGGACCAAGGGCCCGCGATCGGCAGAACACGCGTCCGCCCCACGTCCCTGCACGCGAATTTCACCACTTTTGTGTGACACTGTCACTGTTATCCCGGCGCAGAATGCTTAGGTTCCGCGATGAAACACATCTGACGGCAGAAGGAGAGCACCCCATGGGCCTGCGCATCAACGACGAAATTCCGAACATCACGGTCGAAACCGATCAGGGCACCACCACGCTCCACGACTTCGTGGGCGACCAGTGGGCGATCCTGTTCTCACACCCCAAGGATTTTACCCCCGTCTGCACGACCGAGTTCGGCGCCGTGGCGCAACTGGCCGATGAATGGGCCAAGCGCAACACCAAGGTGATGGGCATCTCCGTGGACGGTGTGGAAGAGCACAAGAAGTGGAAGACGGACATCGAAGCCGTTGGTGGCGCCAAGGCGACGTTCCCGATTGTCGCCGACACCGATCTGGCGCTGTCCAAGGCCTTCGACATGCTTCCTGCCGAGGCCTATCTGCCCGACGGCCGCACCCCTGCCGACACCGCCACCGTGCGCGCCGTGTTCATCATCGGGCCGGACAAGCAGCTGAAACTGTCGATGACCTACCCGATGAACGTCGGCCGCAACTTCGCCGAGGTGTTGCGCGCGCTGGATGGCTTGCAGACGGCGGCCAAGGAAAACGTGGCAACGCCTGCCAACTGGACTCCCGGCCAGGACGTCGTCGTGCCCATGGGTGTCTCTGACGAGGACGCAATCGCAAAGTACGGCGCCATCGACACCAAGCTGCCCTACCTGAGGATGGCGAAGCTTCCGGGCTGACGCCGACACCACAGACAAACAAAAGCCCCGGCCAATCGGTCGGGGCTTTTTCGTGTCGCAGATCGTTGCGGCTTAGCTGTGCAGAACCGCGCGGCTGCCGGTGCGCACGTTCTCGGCCAGTTGGATCACATGGTCGTTGACCAGACGCACACAGCCCGACGAGGCAGAGGTGCCGATCGACCACGGCTGCGGTGTGCCGTGGATGCGCAGATATGTATCGCGTCCCCCGGCATAGAGGTACAGCGCGCGGGCACCCAAGGGGTTATCGGGGCCGCCGGGCACGCCGCCCGCGTATTGGGCATAAACCTCGGGCTCGCGCGCGATCATGTTGGCGGTGGGCGTCCAGGACGGCCATTCGACCACCCGCTGGATGCGGAAGTTGCCGGGCTGGTACAGGCCCGCGCGGCCCACGGCCACGCCATAGCGCATGGCCGTGCCGCCC
It contains:
- a CDS encoding aldehyde dehydrogenase family protein, with translation MSNAKNFYIDGKWVAPAKARDLAVIDPSTEEVCETISLGDQADTDAAVAAARRAFTTWGVTDPAERIAVAEKLLSVYNARAEEMAQAISREMGAPQDLARAQQVGAGSWHLEGFIRAAKDFVWDHPLGDWAPTERTIYEPIGVCALITPWNWPMNQIVLKVVPALLTGCTMVLKPSEIAPLSGILFSEMMDEAGVPAGVYNMVNGDGPGVGSQLSAHPDVDMVSFTGSTRAGRLISKAGAETIKRISLELGGKGANIIFADADEKAVKQGVIRCFRNTGQSCNAPTRMLVERSRYDEAVEQAAEAAAKVTVGPASEEGRHIGPAVSELQFNKIQDLIQVGIDEGAKLIAGGTGRPGHLNRGYYIRPTVFADVTPDMTIYREEIFGPVLSIMPFDSEDEAVAIANDTDYGLTNYVQTGDVEKFRRVARQLRSGMVEGNGQGFAQGSPFGGYKQSGNGREGGRFGLHEFLETKAVSGWG
- a CDS encoding peroxiredoxin, producing the protein MGLRINDEIPNITVETDQGTTTLHDFVGDQWAILFSHPKDFTPVCTTEFGAVAQLADEWAKRNTKVMGISVDGVEEHKKWKTDIEAVGGAKATFPIVADTDLALSKAFDMLPAEAYLPDGRTPADTATVRAVFIIGPDKQLKLSMTYPMNVGRNFAEVLRALDGLQTAAKENVATPANWTPGQDVVVPMGVSDEDAIAKYGAIDTKLPYLRMAKLPG
- a CDS encoding L,D-transpeptidase encodes the protein MLTRRHFIITTTTLFSGALAAPAFAQDAVGIEIDEPADTVLAGPNPWGLHERFMPTRVAANGGLNVGDIHVDPTARFLYHIEAGGTAMRYGVAVGRAGLYQPGNFRIQRVVEWPSWTPTANMIAREPEVYAQYAGGVPGGPDNPLGARALYLYAGGRDTYLRIHGTPQPWSIGTSASSGCVRLVNDHVIQLAENVRTGSRAVLHS